One segment of Anopheles stephensi strain Indian chromosome 3, UCI_ANSTEP_V1.0, whole genome shotgun sequence DNA contains the following:
- the LOC118511949 gene encoding solute carrier family 2, facilitated glucose transporter member 3-like isoform X3, whose translation MTASAVPAQQDREETRWTFWLITAGISTTFGAAVPTGYNIGVINAPANFIKSWCNDTIFETYGTVFSEGNLETFWSAVVSIFLIGGVIGSLGGAWVADRLGRKRSFLLCGLLLFFGGICFQFCQTLSSVELLMIGRFVVGLAAGLTTSTVPMYLTELAPLGLRGALGVFCSMGVTGGVVVGQIISLEEIFGTEDHWQFALSFYVILVVMFFVPYPWLPESPKYLFVIRRRQEEAVNELKRVAGRKVRDEYVRQQIDVMRRECTAENDEETCSDGNSTAPQKPKERTILSVLRDPTLLLPLVLVCALQGGQQLSGINAVFFYSVSIFESVGLSSTDAKFANLGAGCLNLFVAFFSPILMAKFNRRFLALTSCAMCAIFLFCLTFIVFFIDDVEWFSYASIVAILLYILFYQIGLGPIPYFIGSELFEVGPRPAAMALGSLASWGCNFIVAMLFTTLQSAWGAFVFLPFACTCVALTVLLRIYLPETRGKHISQIVPLVAKGFSSKPLVP comes from the exons ATGACTGCCAGTGCCGTTCCGGCTCAACAGGACCGTGAA GAAACCAGATGGACGTTTTGGTTGATCACGGCTGGTATTTCGACCACCTTCGGGGCCGCGGTGCCCACGGGCTACAATATAGGCGTTATAAATGCACCGGCCAAT TTTATCAAAAGCTGGTGCAATGATACCATTTTTGAAACGTACGGTACGGTGTTTTCCGAGGGCAATCTGGAAACGTTCTGGTCGGCTGTTGTATCAATCTTCCTGATCGGTGGCGTTATAGGATCGTTGGGAGGTGCCTGGGTTGCTGACCGGCTTGGCAG GAAACGTTCCTTTCTGCTATGTGGCTTACTGCTCTTCTTCGGTGGAATATGCTTCCAGTTCTGCCAAACGCTCAGTTCCGTGGAGCTGCTGATGATCGGTCGCTTTGTCGTCGGCCTAGCCGCTGGACTGACGACCAGTACCGTCCCGATGTATCTTACCGAGCTGGCCCCACTAGGACTGCGCGGTGCGCTCGGTGTGTTCTGCTCGATGGGCGTTACCGGAGGCGTGGTGGTTGGCCAGATTATAAGCTTGGAAGAAATTTTCGGCACCGAAGACCATTGGCAGTTTGCGCTCAGCTTCTACGTCATCCTGGTCGTAATGTTTTTCGTGCCCTATCCCTGGCTACCGGAAAGCCCGAAGTATCTGTTCGTCATTCGACGGCGGCAGGAAGAGGCAGTAAATGAGCTAAAGCGTGTGGCAGGCCGAAAAGTTCGGGACGAGTATGTGCGGCAGCAGATCGATGTGATGCGCAGGGAGTGTACGGCGGAGAACGACGAGGAGACGTGTAGCGATGGCAATAGTACGGCGCCCCAAAAGCCGAAAGAACGGACCATTTTGTCGGTGCTGCGCGATCCAacgctgctgttgccgctCGTTCTCGTGTGTGCCTTACAAGGTGGTCAACAGTTGTCCGGCATCAATGCG GTATTCTTCTACTCCGTCTCGATATTTGAGTCGGTAGGTTTGAGCTCAACGGATGCAAAGTTTGCCAACCTCGGGGCCGGTTGCCTTAATCTGTTCGTCGCTTTCTTCAGCCCAATCCTGATGGCAAAGTTTAACCGGCGCTTCCTGGCCCTTACGTCCTGTGCGATGTgtgcaatatttttgttctgCCTTACCTTCATCGTGTTCTTCATT GACGATGTCGAATGGTTTTCCTACGCAAGCATCGTAGCCATTCTGCTGTACATTCTCTTCTACCAAATTGGTCTAGGGCCCATCCCGTACTTTATCGGCTCTG AACTGTTCGAAGTGGGTCCACGACCGGCAGCAATGGCGTTGGGCAGCTTGGCCTCGTGGGGATGCAATTTCATCGTAGCCATGCTGTTCACCACGCTGCAAAGTGCCTGGGGAGCGTTCGTGTTCCTGCCGTTCGCGTGCACGTGCGTGGCGCTGACCGTACTGCTGAGGATCTATCTACCCGAGACGCGCGGTAAACACATCTCGCAGATTGTGCCGCTCGTCGCGAAAGGATTCAGCTCCAAGCCGCTAGTGCCTTAA
- the LOC118511949 gene encoding solute carrier family 2, facilitated glucose transporter member 3-like isoform X2, which produces MDPSDHEEASVLYSPGREPKIVPNVNANVRKETRWTFWLITAGISTTFGAAVPTGYNIGVINAPANFIKSWCNDTIFETYGTVFSEGNLETFWSAVVSIFLIGGVIGSLGGAWVADRLGRKRSFLLCGLLLFFGGICFQFCQTLSSVELLMIGRFVVGLAAGLTTSTVPMYLTELAPLGLRGALGVFCSMGVTGGVVVGQIISLEEIFGTEDHWQFALSFYVILVVMFFVPYPWLPESPKYLFVIRRRQEEAVNELKRVAGRKVRDEYVRQQIDVMRRECTAENDEETCSDGNSTAPQKPKERTILSVLRDPTLLLPLVLVCALQGGQQLSGINAVFFYSVSIFESVGLSSTDAKFANLGAGCLNLFVAFFSPILMAKFNRRFLALTSCAMCAIFLFCLTFIVFFIDDVEWFSYASIVAILLYILFYQIGLGPIPYFIGSELFEVGPRPAAMALGSLASWGCNFIVAMLFTTLQSAWGAFVFLPFACTCVALTVLLRIYLPETRGKHISQIVPLVAKGFSSKPLVP; this is translated from the exons GAAACCAGATGGACGTTTTGGTTGATCACGGCTGGTATTTCGACCACCTTCGGGGCCGCGGTGCCCACGGGCTACAATATAGGCGTTATAAATGCACCGGCCAAT TTTATCAAAAGCTGGTGCAATGATACCATTTTTGAAACGTACGGTACGGTGTTTTCCGAGGGCAATCTGGAAACGTTCTGGTCGGCTGTTGTATCAATCTTCCTGATCGGTGGCGTTATAGGATCGTTGGGAGGTGCCTGGGTTGCTGACCGGCTTGGCAG GAAACGTTCCTTTCTGCTATGTGGCTTACTGCTCTTCTTCGGTGGAATATGCTTCCAGTTCTGCCAAACGCTCAGTTCCGTGGAGCTGCTGATGATCGGTCGCTTTGTCGTCGGCCTAGCCGCTGGACTGACGACCAGTACCGTCCCGATGTATCTTACCGAGCTGGCCCCACTAGGACTGCGCGGTGCGCTCGGTGTGTTCTGCTCGATGGGCGTTACCGGAGGCGTGGTGGTTGGCCAGATTATAAGCTTGGAAGAAATTTTCGGCACCGAAGACCATTGGCAGTTTGCGCTCAGCTTCTACGTCATCCTGGTCGTAATGTTTTTCGTGCCCTATCCCTGGCTACCGGAAAGCCCGAAGTATCTGTTCGTCATTCGACGGCGGCAGGAAGAGGCAGTAAATGAGCTAAAGCGTGTGGCAGGCCGAAAAGTTCGGGACGAGTATGTGCGGCAGCAGATCGATGTGATGCGCAGGGAGTGTACGGCGGAGAACGACGAGGAGACGTGTAGCGATGGCAATAGTACGGCGCCCCAAAAGCCGAAAGAACGGACCATTTTGTCGGTGCTGCGCGATCCAacgctgctgttgccgctCGTTCTCGTGTGTGCCTTACAAGGTGGTCAACAGTTGTCCGGCATCAATGCG GTATTCTTCTACTCCGTCTCGATATTTGAGTCGGTAGGTTTGAGCTCAACGGATGCAAAGTTTGCCAACCTCGGGGCCGGTTGCCTTAATCTGTTCGTCGCTTTCTTCAGCCCAATCCTGATGGCAAAGTTTAACCGGCGCTTCCTGGCCCTTACGTCCTGTGCGATGTgtgcaatatttttgttctgCCTTACCTTCATCGTGTTCTTCATT GACGATGTCGAATGGTTTTCCTACGCAAGCATCGTAGCCATTCTGCTGTACATTCTCTTCTACCAAATTGGTCTAGGGCCCATCCCGTACTTTATCGGCTCTG AACTGTTCGAAGTGGGTCCACGACCGGCAGCAATGGCGTTGGGCAGCTTGGCCTCGTGGGGATGCAATTTCATCGTAGCCATGCTGTTCACCACGCTGCAAAGTGCCTGGGGAGCGTTCGTGTTCCTGCCGTTCGCGTGCACGTGCGTGGCGCTGACCGTACTGCTGAGGATCTATCTACCCGAGACGCGCGGTAAACACATCTCGCAGATTGTGCCGCTCGTCGCGAAAGGATTCAGCTCCAAGCCGCTAGTGCCTTAA
- the LOC118511957 gene encoding solute carrier family 2, facilitated glucose transporter member 3-like isoform X2 yields the protein MDLTLPESGWTVRLVALGAITTLGASIPVGYSIGVINAPSEFIRLWSNETIVRNYDAHLSDSSLRAFIAAVISIALIGGVIGSLQGAYIADKYGRKKSFLCCAILLTAGALCFLCCRAASSVELLLLGRLLVGLASGLTTGVIPMYLAEVSPIKLRGAMGVLCPLGLTAGVVVGQVASLEQVLGTEAHWHYALGCYAVLNVFCYAFYFWIPESPKYLYSVKGDQAGSLRAIRKLFGRHSIGDDYIKLQMECATGQSGTSTNGQSIDDGQPPAARTLWSVLSDPTLTLPLVLVCALQGGQQLSGINAVFFYSVSIFESVGLSSNAAKFANLGVGCLNLFVSLFAPLLMARCNRRALCLLSCSCCAGILFMLTLSIHFKDVVDWFSYLCVGSILLYIIFYQIGLGPIPFFIGSELFDLGPRPTAMAMGSLSSWGCNFIVGMAFPTLQSVWGAFVFLPCSITCVLLTILVKYYLPETRGQEVTEVAQKVAQGFRSKVMD from the exons ATGGATCTTACATTACCG GAATCAGGATGGACGGTTCGGCTGGTGGCGTTAGGTGCAATCACAACCTTAGGTGCGTCGATTCCCGTTGGCTATAGCATAGGCGTTATCAACGCACCGTCCGAATTCATCAGACTCTGGAGCAACGAGACAATTGTTCGAAACTACGACGCTCATCTGTCGGATTCCTCACTGCGCGCGTTCATAGCGGCGGTTATTTCGATAGCATTGATCGGGGGTGTCATTGGATCGCTTCAGGGTGCTTATATAGCGGACAAATATGGCAG GAAAAAATCATTCCTTTGCTGTGCGATACTGCTCACGGCCGGTGCATTATGCTTTCTGTGCTGTCGTGCAGCTTCATCGgtggagctgttgctgctgggaaGACTTCTCGTCGGACTGGCATCCGGATTGACCACCGGTGTGATTCCGATGTACCTAGCGGAGGTATCACCGATCAAGCTACGCGGTGCGATGGGTGTGTTGTGTCCGCTGGGACTAACGGCAGGCGTAGTCGTCGGACAGGTGGCAAGTCTTGAGCAAGTGCTCGGAACCGAAGCACATTGGCACTACGCACTCGGGTGTTACGCGGTGCTGAACGTATTCTGTTACGCGTTCTACTTTTGGATCCCCGAGAGTCCCAAGTATTTGTACAGCGTGAAGGGCGACCAGGCAGGATCGTTGCGCGCTATAAGAAAACTGTTCGGGCGTCATTCAATCGGCGACGATTACATCAAACTGCAGATGGAGTGTGCTACTGGGCAAAGCGGTACCTCCACCAATGGCCAATCGATTGACGATGGACAACCACCGGCGGCCCGAACGTTGTGGTCTGTTTTGAGCGATCCAACCCTGACGCTACCACTAGTGCTTGTCTGTGCGCTTCAAGGAGGACAGCAGCTGTCAGGAATCAATGCC gtctttttctattcggTGTCAATTTTTGAATCGGTTGGGCTAAGCTCGAATGCGGCGAAATTTGCCAACCTCGGAGTCGGGTGCTTAAATCTGTTTGTGTCCTTGTTTGCCCCGCTATTGATGGCACGGTGCAATAGACGCGCCCTCTGTCTGCTGTCCTGTTCCTGCTGCGCTGGCATTCTCTTCATGCTTACCCTATCGATTCATTTCAAA GATGTGGTCGACTGGTTTTCTTACCTATGTGTCGGCTCGATCTTGCTCTACATTATTTTCTACCAAATCGGGCTGGGGCCTATTCCTTTCTTCATCGGATCGG AGCTTTTCGATCTAGGACCTCGGCCGACGGCTATGGCGATGGGCAGTCTTTCCTCGTGGGGCTGTAACTTCATTGTGGGTATGGCATTTCCAACCCTTCAAAGTGTATGGGGCGCGTTCGTGTTTCTGCCCTGTTCCATAACCTGTGTGTTACTAACGATTTTAGTTAAATACTACTTGCCCGAGACCAGAGGCCAAGAGGTAACGGAGGTGGCGCAAAAGGTGGCACAAGGGTTTCGTTCTAAGGTAATGGATTAA
- the LOC118511957 gene encoding solute carrier family 2, facilitated glucose transporter member 3-like isoform X1, with translation MDLKLPVGSDVDEARTVGRCLLKQLPPLGHWLNVGSCLVWCCSEFVRFRRNRISSELNQCASKAHPGLALYRFHRSVFSATYRECATDPLVRSSVYRFAWWNCNVPFQRHHIHHIWKKSFLCCAILLTAGALCFLCCRAASSVELLLLGRLLVGLASGLTTGVIPMYLAEVSPIKLRGAMGVLCPLGLTAGVVVGQVASLEQVLGTEAHWHYALGCYAVLNVFCYAFYFWIPESPKYLYSVKGDQAGSLRAIRKLFGRHSIGDDYIKLQMECATGQSGTSTNGQSIDDGQPPAARTLWSVLSDPTLTLPLVLVCALQGGQQLSGINAVFFYSVSIFESVGLSSNAAKFANLGVGCLNLFVSLFAPLLMARCNRRALCLLSCSCCAGILFMLTLSIHFKDVVDWFSYLCVGSILLYIIFYQIGLGPIPFFIGSELFDLGPRPTAMAMGSLSSWGCNFIVGMAFPTLQSVWGAFVFLPCSITCVLLTILVKYYLPETRGQEVTEVAQKVAQGFRSKVMD, from the exons ATGGACCTAAAGCTTCCTGTAGGTAGTGACGTAGATGAGGCCAGAACTGTTGGCCGCTGCTTACTGAAACAATTACCTCCATTAGGACACTGGCTTAACGTGGGGTCTTGCTTGGTTTGGTGTTGTAGTGAATTTGTCCGTTTCCGTCGCAACCGGATATCAAGTGAGCTCAATCAATGCGCCAGCAAAG CTCATCCAGGCCTGGCTTTGTACCGTTTTCATCGATCGGTATTCAGTGCGACTTACAGAGAATGCGCTACAGATCCTTTGGTCCGTAGTAGTGTCTACCGTTTTGCTTGGTGGAATTGTAACGTCCCATTTCAGCGCCATCATATCCACCACATATG GAAAAAATCATTCCTTTGCTGTGCGATACTGCTCACGGCCGGTGCATTATGCTTTCTGTGCTGTCGTGCAGCTTCATCGgtggagctgttgctgctgggaaGACTTCTCGTCGGACTGGCATCCGGATTGACCACCGGTGTGATTCCGATGTACCTAGCGGAGGTATCACCGATCAAGCTACGCGGTGCGATGGGTGTGTTGTGTCCGCTGGGACTAACGGCAGGCGTAGTCGTCGGACAGGTGGCAAGTCTTGAGCAAGTGCTCGGAACCGAAGCACATTGGCACTACGCACTCGGGTGTTACGCGGTGCTGAACGTATTCTGTTACGCGTTCTACTTTTGGATCCCCGAGAGTCCCAAGTATTTGTACAGCGTGAAGGGCGACCAGGCAGGATCGTTGCGCGCTATAAGAAAACTGTTCGGGCGTCATTCAATCGGCGACGATTACATCAAACTGCAGATGGAGTGTGCTACTGGGCAAAGCGGTACCTCCACCAATGGCCAATCGATTGACGATGGACAACCACCGGCGGCCCGAACGTTGTGGTCTGTTTTGAGCGATCCAACCCTGACGCTACCACTAGTGCTTGTCTGTGCGCTTCAAGGAGGACAGCAGCTGTCAGGAATCAATGCC gtctttttctattcggTGTCAATTTTTGAATCGGTTGGGCTAAGCTCGAATGCGGCGAAATTTGCCAACCTCGGAGTCGGGTGCTTAAATCTGTTTGTGTCCTTGTTTGCCCCGCTATTGATGGCACGGTGCAATAGACGCGCCCTCTGTCTGCTGTCCTGTTCCTGCTGCGCTGGCATTCTCTTCATGCTTACCCTATCGATTCATTTCAAA GATGTGGTCGACTGGTTTTCTTACCTATGTGTCGGCTCGATCTTGCTCTACATTATTTTCTACCAAATCGGGCTGGGGCCTATTCCTTTCTTCATCGGATCGG AGCTTTTCGATCTAGGACCTCGGCCGACGGCTATGGCGATGGGCAGTCTTTCCTCGTGGGGCTGTAACTTCATTGTGGGTATGGCATTTCCAACCCTTCAAAGTGTATGGGGCGCGTTCGTGTTTCTGCCCTGTTCCATAACCTGTGTGTTACTAACGATTTTAGTTAAATACTACTTGCCCGAGACCAGAGGCCAAGAGGTAACGGAGGTGGCGCAAAAGGTGGCACAAGGGTTTCGTTCTAAGGTAATGGATTAA
- the LOC118511957 gene encoding solute carrier family 2, facilitated glucose transporter member 3-like isoform X3, with amino-acid sequence MDLKLPDTGLTWGLAWFGVVVNLSVSVATGYQVSSINAPAKLIQAWLCTVFIDRYSVRLTENALQILWSVVVSTVLLGGIVTSHFSAIISTTYGRKKSFLCCAILLTAGALCFLCCRAASSVELLLLGRLLVGLASGLTTGVIPMYLAEVSPIKLRGAMGVLCPLGLTAGVVVGQVASLEQVLGTEAHWHYALGCYAVLNVFCYAFYFWIPESPKYLYSVKGDQAGSLRAIRKLFGRHSIGDDYIKLQMECATGQSGTSTNGQSIDDGQPPAARTLWSVLSDPTLTLPLVLVCALQGGQQLSGINAVFFYSVSIFESVGLSSNAAKFANLGVGCLNLFVSLFAPLLMARCNRRALCLLSCSCCAGILFMLTLSIHFKDVVDWFSYLCVGSILLYIIFYQIGLGPIPFFIGSELFDLGPRPTAMAMGSLSSWGCNFIVGMAFPTLQSVWGAFVFLPCSITCVLLTILVKYYLPETRGQEVTEVAQKVAQGFRSKVMD; translated from the exons ATGGACCTAAAGCTTCCT GACACTGGCTTAACGTGGGGTCTTGCTTGGTTTGGTGTTGTAGTGAATTTGTCCGTTTCCGTCGCAACCGGATATCAAGTGAGCTCAATCAATGCGCCAGCAAAG CTCATCCAGGCCTGGCTTTGTACCGTTTTCATCGATCGGTATTCAGTGCGACTTACAGAGAATGCGCTACAGATCCTTTGGTCCGTAGTAGTGTCTACCGTTTTGCTTGGTGGAATTGTAACGTCCCATTTCAGCGCCATCATATCCACCACATATGGCAG GAAAAAATCATTCCTTTGCTGTGCGATACTGCTCACGGCCGGTGCATTATGCTTTCTGTGCTGTCGTGCAGCTTCATCGgtggagctgttgctgctgggaaGACTTCTCGTCGGACTGGCATCCGGATTGACCACCGGTGTGATTCCGATGTACCTAGCGGAGGTATCACCGATCAAGCTACGCGGTGCGATGGGTGTGTTGTGTCCGCTGGGACTAACGGCAGGCGTAGTCGTCGGACAGGTGGCAAGTCTTGAGCAAGTGCTCGGAACCGAAGCACATTGGCACTACGCACTCGGGTGTTACGCGGTGCTGAACGTATTCTGTTACGCGTTCTACTTTTGGATCCCCGAGAGTCCCAAGTATTTGTACAGCGTGAAGGGCGACCAGGCAGGATCGTTGCGCGCTATAAGAAAACTGTTCGGGCGTCATTCAATCGGCGACGATTACATCAAACTGCAGATGGAGTGTGCTACTGGGCAAAGCGGTACCTCCACCAATGGCCAATCGATTGACGATGGACAACCACCGGCGGCCCGAACGTTGTGGTCTGTTTTGAGCGATCCAACCCTGACGCTACCACTAGTGCTTGTCTGTGCGCTTCAAGGAGGACAGCAGCTGTCAGGAATCAATGCC gtctttttctattcggTGTCAATTTTTGAATCGGTTGGGCTAAGCTCGAATGCGGCGAAATTTGCCAACCTCGGAGTCGGGTGCTTAAATCTGTTTGTGTCCTTGTTTGCCCCGCTATTGATGGCACGGTGCAATAGACGCGCCCTCTGTCTGCTGTCCTGTTCCTGCTGCGCTGGCATTCTCTTCATGCTTACCCTATCGATTCATTTCAAA GATGTGGTCGACTGGTTTTCTTACCTATGTGTCGGCTCGATCTTGCTCTACATTATTTTCTACCAAATCGGGCTGGGGCCTATTCCTTTCTTCATCGGATCGG AGCTTTTCGATCTAGGACCTCGGCCGACGGCTATGGCGATGGGCAGTCTTTCCTCGTGGGGCTGTAACTTCATTGTGGGTATGGCATTTCCAACCCTTCAAAGTGTATGGGGCGCGTTCGTGTTTCTGCCCTGTTCCATAACCTGTGTGTTACTAACGATTTTAGTTAAATACTACTTGCCCGAGACCAGAGGCCAAGAGGTAACGGAGGTGGCGCAAAAGGTGGCACAAGGGTTTCGTTCTAAGGTAATGGATTAA
- the LOC118511957 gene encoding solute carrier family 2, facilitated glucose transporter member 3-like isoform X4 yields MRQQRCVSSPSIAHSGFDATFLCVAGLPYILAHPGLALYRFHRSVFSATYRECATDPLVRSSVYRFAWWNCNVPFQRHHIHHIWKKSFLCCAILLTAGALCFLCCRAASSVELLLLGRLLVGLASGLTTGVIPMYLAEVSPIKLRGAMGVLCPLGLTAGVVVGQVASLEQVLGTEAHWHYALGCYAVLNVFCYAFYFWIPESPKYLYSVKGDQAGSLRAIRKLFGRHSIGDDYIKLQMECATGQSGTSTNGQSIDDGQPPAARTLWSVLSDPTLTLPLVLVCALQGGQQLSGINAVFFYSVSIFESVGLSSNAAKFANLGVGCLNLFVSLFAPLLMARCNRRALCLLSCSCCAGILFMLTLSIHFKDVVDWFSYLCVGSILLYIIFYQIGLGPIPFFIGSELFDLGPRPTAMAMGSLSSWGCNFIVGMAFPTLQSVWGAFVFLPCSITCVLLTILVKYYLPETRGQEVTEVAQKVAQGFRSKVMD; encoded by the exons ATGCGCCAGCAAAGGTGTGTATCGTCGCCTTCTATCGCGCACTCTGGATTTGATGCAACGTTCCTCTGTGTGGCGGGTCTCCCTTATATCTTAGCTCATCCAGGCCTGGCTTTGTACCGTTTTCATCGATCGGTATTCAGTGCGACTTACAGAGAATGCGCTACAGATCCTTTGGTCCGTAGTAGTGTCTACCGTTTTGCTTGGTGGAATTGTAACGTCCCATTTCAGCGCCATCATATCCACCACATATG GAAAAAATCATTCCTTTGCTGTGCGATACTGCTCACGGCCGGTGCATTATGCTTTCTGTGCTGTCGTGCAGCTTCATCGgtggagctgttgctgctgggaaGACTTCTCGTCGGACTGGCATCCGGATTGACCACCGGTGTGATTCCGATGTACCTAGCGGAGGTATCACCGATCAAGCTACGCGGTGCGATGGGTGTGTTGTGTCCGCTGGGACTAACGGCAGGCGTAGTCGTCGGACAGGTGGCAAGTCTTGAGCAAGTGCTCGGAACCGAAGCACATTGGCACTACGCACTCGGGTGTTACGCGGTGCTGAACGTATTCTGTTACGCGTTCTACTTTTGGATCCCCGAGAGTCCCAAGTATTTGTACAGCGTGAAGGGCGACCAGGCAGGATCGTTGCGCGCTATAAGAAAACTGTTCGGGCGTCATTCAATCGGCGACGATTACATCAAACTGCAGATGGAGTGTGCTACTGGGCAAAGCGGTACCTCCACCAATGGCCAATCGATTGACGATGGACAACCACCGGCGGCCCGAACGTTGTGGTCTGTTTTGAGCGATCCAACCCTGACGCTACCACTAGTGCTTGTCTGTGCGCTTCAAGGAGGACAGCAGCTGTCAGGAATCAATGCC gtctttttctattcggTGTCAATTTTTGAATCGGTTGGGCTAAGCTCGAATGCGGCGAAATTTGCCAACCTCGGAGTCGGGTGCTTAAATCTGTTTGTGTCCTTGTTTGCCCCGCTATTGATGGCACGGTGCAATAGACGCGCCCTCTGTCTGCTGTCCTGTTCCTGCTGCGCTGGCATTCTCTTCATGCTTACCCTATCGATTCATTTCAAA GATGTGGTCGACTGGTTTTCTTACCTATGTGTCGGCTCGATCTTGCTCTACATTATTTTCTACCAAATCGGGCTGGGGCCTATTCCTTTCTTCATCGGATCGG AGCTTTTCGATCTAGGACCTCGGCCGACGGCTATGGCGATGGGCAGTCTTTCCTCGTGGGGCTGTAACTTCATTGTGGGTATGGCATTTCCAACCCTTCAAAGTGTATGGGGCGCGTTCGTGTTTCTGCCCTGTTCCATAACCTGTGTGTTACTAACGATTTTAGTTAAATACTACTTGCCCGAGACCAGAGGCCAAGAGGTAACGGAGGTGGCGCAAAAGGTGGCACAAGGGTTTCGTTCTAAGGTAATGGATTAA
- the LOC118511957 gene encoding solute carrier family 2, facilitated glucose transporter member 3-like isoform X5, with protein sequence MRQQRKKSFLCCAILLTAGALCFLCCRAASSVELLLLGRLLVGLASGLTTGVIPMYLAEVSPIKLRGAMGVLCPLGLTAGVVVGQVASLEQVLGTEAHWHYALGCYAVLNVFCYAFYFWIPESPKYLYSVKGDQAGSLRAIRKLFGRHSIGDDYIKLQMECATGQSGTSTNGQSIDDGQPPAARTLWSVLSDPTLTLPLVLVCALQGGQQLSGINAVFFYSVSIFESVGLSSNAAKFANLGVGCLNLFVSLFAPLLMARCNRRALCLLSCSCCAGILFMLTLSIHFKDVVDWFSYLCVGSILLYIIFYQIGLGPIPFFIGSELFDLGPRPTAMAMGSLSSWGCNFIVGMAFPTLQSVWGAFVFLPCSITCVLLTILVKYYLPETRGQEVTEVAQKVAQGFRSKVMD encoded by the exons ATGCGCCAGCAAAG GAAAAAATCATTCCTTTGCTGTGCGATACTGCTCACGGCCGGTGCATTATGCTTTCTGTGCTGTCGTGCAGCTTCATCGgtggagctgttgctgctgggaaGACTTCTCGTCGGACTGGCATCCGGATTGACCACCGGTGTGATTCCGATGTACCTAGCGGAGGTATCACCGATCAAGCTACGCGGTGCGATGGGTGTGTTGTGTCCGCTGGGACTAACGGCAGGCGTAGTCGTCGGACAGGTGGCAAGTCTTGAGCAAGTGCTCGGAACCGAAGCACATTGGCACTACGCACTCGGGTGTTACGCGGTGCTGAACGTATTCTGTTACGCGTTCTACTTTTGGATCCCCGAGAGTCCCAAGTATTTGTACAGCGTGAAGGGCGACCAGGCAGGATCGTTGCGCGCTATAAGAAAACTGTTCGGGCGTCATTCAATCGGCGACGATTACATCAAACTGCAGATGGAGTGTGCTACTGGGCAAAGCGGTACCTCCACCAATGGCCAATCGATTGACGATGGACAACCACCGGCGGCCCGAACGTTGTGGTCTGTTTTGAGCGATCCAACCCTGACGCTACCACTAGTGCTTGTCTGTGCGCTTCAAGGAGGACAGCAGCTGTCAGGAATCAATGCC gtctttttctattcggTGTCAATTTTTGAATCGGTTGGGCTAAGCTCGAATGCGGCGAAATTTGCCAACCTCGGAGTCGGGTGCTTAAATCTGTTTGTGTCCTTGTTTGCCCCGCTATTGATGGCACGGTGCAATAGACGCGCCCTCTGTCTGCTGTCCTGTTCCTGCTGCGCTGGCATTCTCTTCATGCTTACCCTATCGATTCATTTCAAA GATGTGGTCGACTGGTTTTCTTACCTATGTGTCGGCTCGATCTTGCTCTACATTATTTTCTACCAAATCGGGCTGGGGCCTATTCCTTTCTTCATCGGATCGG AGCTTTTCGATCTAGGACCTCGGCCGACGGCTATGGCGATGGGCAGTCTTTCCTCGTGGGGCTGTAACTTCATTGTGGGTATGGCATTTCCAACCCTTCAAAGTGTATGGGGCGCGTTCGTGTTTCTGCCCTGTTCCATAACCTGTGTGTTACTAACGATTTTAGTTAAATACTACTTGCCCGAGACCAGAGGCCAAGAGGTAACGGAGGTGGCGCAAAAGGTGGCACAAGGGTTTCGTTCTAAGGTAATGGATTAA